In the Bacteroidota bacterium genome, one interval contains:
- a CDS encoding flippase, with translation MKTPDFISKDLNLKEIFKGGSVAFVFKIAGILMGYIFFLIIAKEYKAEKLGVFSLCWTMLMFGAVLGRLGLDTAIVRFIASDISTDKGQNTRNIHRKGLALVLISSIFFGLLFFVFSKHISLLFFDDNSNYNLIRIVGMAIIPLSVMTYNAESLRGLKRIGLFSIFQNGSIYILVLLILVSVSFFKHDLHFLIQSVLFSIIIMAVFSLFLYRKEENKIEQIHSQNSKPINSILKVAIPMLLTNSLFLVMNWTDILMIGAFRAETEVGVYSIAVKIAALNSIVLAAVNSIAAPKFAELFSKNNKSGLRRIAKQTTLINTLLSLPIFLVIVIFPGFLMRLFGAEFETGVSALIILACGQIFNALSGSKMYILNMTNHEKTGQNIILFGAIINVILNALLIPKYGLTGGAIATLSSTVIWNVLGVYYIHKYHGFLTYPINIRNEHAN, from the coding sequence TTGAAAACACCAGATTTCATAAGCAAGGATCTTAATTTGAAAGAAATTTTCAAAGGCGGTTCTGTTGCATTTGTTTTTAAAATTGCTGGAATTCTAATGGGCTATATTTTCTTTTTGATAATTGCCAAGGAATACAAAGCAGAGAAATTAGGTGTCTTTTCATTGTGTTGGACCATGCTTATGTTCGGTGCAGTATTGGGCCGCCTGGGTCTCGATACAGCCATTGTTCGATTCATTGCCTCAGATATTTCAACAGATAAAGGGCAGAACACACGTAATATACATCGTAAAGGTTTGGCATTGGTTCTAATTTCGAGCATCTTTTTTGGTTTGCTATTTTTTGTTTTTAGCAAACATATTAGTTTGCTGTTTTTTGATGATAACAGCAATTATAACTTGATTCGAATTGTTGGAATGGCCATCATTCCATTGTCAGTGATGACTTATAATGCCGAGTCATTACGAGGGCTAAAAAGAATTGGTTTGTTTTCAATTTTTCAAAACGGAAGCATCTATATTCTTGTACTGCTTATCCTTGTCAGTGTTTCGTTTTTTAAGCACGATCTGCATTTCCTAATACAATCTGTATTATTTTCCATCATAATTATGGCTGTTTTCAGTTTGTTTCTGTATCGGAAAGAAGAAAACAAAATTGAACAGATTCATAGTCAAAATAGCAAACCTATCAATAGTATACTAAAAGTAGCTATCCCTATGTTGCTTACCAATTCGCTCTTTTTAGTTATGAATTGGACAGATATCCTGATGATTGGAGCTTTTAGAGCAGAAACTGAAGTTGGTGTTTATAGCATTGCTGTAAAAATTGCAGCCTTAAACTCTATTGTACTTGCTGCTGTAAATAGCATTGCAGCACCAAAATTTGCTGAATTATTTTCAAAAAATAATAAATCAGGATTAAGACGAATTGCCAAGCAAACAACACTCATAAACACTTTATTATCCTTACCTATTTTTCTTGTTATTGTTATTTTTCCAGGGTTTTTAATGCGGCTTTTTGGAGCTGAATTTGAAACAGGTGTTAGTGCATTGATTATATTGGCTTGTGGGCAAATATTTAATGCTTTATCAGGCTCTAAAATGTATATTTTAAACATGACCAATCATGAAAAGACTGGGCAGAATATTATACTATTTGGTGCCATTATTAATGTAATTTTAAATGCGTTGCTTATCCCCAAATATGGACTGACAGGGGGAGCCATTGCAACTCTCAGCAGCACTGTAATTTGGAACGTTTTGGGTGTTTATTATATTCATAAATATCATGGGTTTTTAACGTATCCAATCAACATAAGAAATGAGCATGCTAATTAA
- a CDS encoding dCTP deaminase yields MILSRNRILEEIERKNILVEPFREECMGINSYDLHLSRHLLTFSERVLDAKTKNPMDEIILPSGGLVLTPGTFYLGVTEEYTETHKHVPFLEGITSAARLGIIINPSSGKGSIGHCNTWTIEFSVIHPIRIYAGMPIAQLFFLNVDGNVDESYSNLKTAKYNSRSIKPTESMMWKNEF; encoded by the coding sequence GTGATATTAAGCAGAAATCGTATTTTAGAGGAAATTGAAAGGAAAAACATTCTTGTTGAACCTTTCCGTGAGGAGTGCATGGGAATAAATTCCTATGACCTTCATTTAAGCAGACACCTGCTGACCTTTAGCGAGCGCGTGTTGGATGCGAAAACAAAGAATCCAATGGATGAAATAATTCTTCCATCGGGAGGACTGGTTTTAACACCTGGTACATTTTATTTAGGTGTTACCGAGGAGTATACAGAAACCCATAAACACGTTCCTTTTTTAGAGGGAATTACAAGTGCTGCCCGACTGGGAATTATTATTAATCCTTCATCTGGCAAAGGAAGCATCGGGCATTGTAATACCTGGACAATTGAATTTTCTGTTATTCATCCCATCCGCATTTATGCAGGTATGCCTATTGCTCAGCTGTTCTTCCTGAATGTTGATGGGAATGTTGATGAATCCTATTCAAACCTTAAAACTGCAAAATATAATTCCAGGTCAATTAAGCCTACTGAGTCGATGATGTGGAAGAATGAGTTTTAG
- the meaB gene encoding methylmalonyl Co-A mutase-associated GTPase MeaB: MAKDNKKGLSINKGVEQPSSLHLSSVKKGTYNKASDIPIETYMDGIVRGDRTILGRAITLVESALPEHQHIAQQIVEKCLPLSGNSMRLGITGIPGVGKSTFIEAFGIQLIETGRKVAVLAVDPSSDRSKGSILGDKTRMQKLAVNEHSFIRPSPSAGTLGGVARKTRESILLCEAAGYDTIFIETVGVGQSETAVHSMVDLFLLLMLPGAGDELQGIKRGIMEMADLIVINKADDNRIEKVKIAQQELLNALHLFPATESTWIPRVEYCSSLNNNRLDLVWEHILAYHTHTHENQYFFMKRKNQAKYWLYETINAELKNQFYQDNKIKSSILNYEEQVLKNEISPFVAAKQLMEKYRND, encoded by the coding sequence GAACAACCCTCTTCACTTCATTTAAGTTCTGTGAAAAAAGGTACATATAATAAAGCAAGTGACATTCCTATTGAAACTTATATGGATGGTATTGTAAGAGGCGACAGAACCATACTTGGAAGAGCCATTACATTAGTAGAAAGCGCATTGCCTGAACATCAGCATATTGCACAACAAATAGTTGAGAAGTGTTTGCCATTATCAGGAAATTCGATGAGGCTAGGCATAACCGGAATCCCAGGAGTTGGCAAAAGCACATTCATTGAAGCATTTGGGATTCAGCTGATTGAAACTGGCAGGAAAGTAGCTGTTTTAGCTGTTGACCCCAGCTCCGACAGAAGCAAAGGAAGTATTTTAGGAGATAAAACCCGCATGCAAAAACTGGCTGTTAATGAACATTCATTTATTCGCCCTTCGCCATCAGCAGGAACCTTAGGTGGTGTCGCCCGAAAAACAAGAGAAAGTATTCTATTGTGCGAAGCTGCTGGATATGACACAATATTTATTGAAACTGTTGGTGTTGGCCAATCAGAAACAGCCGTTCATTCCATGGTAGACTTATTCCTTTTACTCATGTTGCCAGGAGCTGGTGACGAATTACAAGGAATTAAAAGGGGAATAATGGAAATGGCGGATTTGATCGTTATCAATAAAGCCGATGATAATCGAATCGAAAAAGTTAAAATAGCTCAACAAGAACTTTTGAATGCTTTGCATTTGTTTCCGGCAACAGAATCAACCTGGATTCCAAGAGTTGAGTATTGCTCTTCACTAAATAATAATCGACTTGATTTGGTTTGGGAGCATATTTTGGCCTACCATACACATACTCATGAAAATCAATATTTTTTCATGAAAAGAAAAAACCAAGCAAAATATTGGCTTTACGAAACCATTAATGCTGAATTGAAGAATCAATTTTATCAAGATAATAAGATAAAATCAAGCATATTGAATTATGAGGAACAAGTCCTTAAAAATGAAATAAGCCCTTTTGTAGCCGCAAAACAGTTAATGGAAAAGTATCGAAACGATTAG
- a CDS encoding DUF4870 domain-containing protein → MEYRKEYHELPQPDQIADREKEDAMGAYFMMFASMAIGLPLPILNLVASIIYYYLNKAKGRFVRFHTLQSLLSQLPLTLLNAGGIFWLIRILYYEFSFSDYFKGYVIMILIANLIYFIFSIIGAVKAKKGIFYYFWFFGSYAYEIVYRKREEGTTENPVNQPPKF, encoded by the coding sequence ATGGAATACAGAAAAGAATATCACGAGCTTCCTCAACCCGATCAGATTGCTGATCGGGAGAAGGAAGACGCAATGGGAGCCTATTTTATGATGTTTGCCTCTATGGCAATTGGTTTGCCTTTACCAATTCTAAATTTGGTAGCTTCAATCATTTATTATTATTTGAACAAGGCAAAGGGGCGCTTCGTCCGTTTTCATACATTGCAATCTTTGCTTTCACAATTACCTCTTACTTTGCTCAATGCTGGAGGTATCTTTTGGCTAATCAGAATTTTGTATTATGAATTTTCATTTTCTGATTATTTTAAAGGCTATGTGATTATGATTTTGATTGCAAACCTTATCTATTTCATATTTAGCATTATTGGAGCGGTAAAAGCAAAAAAAGGAATATTTTATTATTTCTGGTTTTTTGGATCCTATGCCTACGAGATTGTCTATCGAAAAAGAGAGGAAGGAACGACTGAGAATCCGGTAAATCAACCTCCCAAATTTTAG
- a CDS encoding DUF4389 domain-containing protein, translated as MRLTIKHQENYSRGELLLRTFFGWIYIALPHMFLLAFVGLWSNILAFATWWIILFTGEYPKSMFDFQLKYQAWSLRVNARILNLSDGYPTFGISGTDDLTSLEIPYPEKLSRGTLIVKTLFGGFFVMIPHGFALYFRFLWNMILLFLAWWVVLFTGSFPKSWHEFSVGTLRWSLRVSMYMGLWMTDEYPPFTGKELDSEKAVPVDTTVETTE; from the coding sequence ATGAGATTAACAATTAAACATCAGGAAAATTATTCAAGAGGTGAACTCCTCCTTAGAACCTTTTTCGGTTGGATTTACATTGCATTGCCACACATGTTTTTATTGGCTTTTGTTGGATTATGGAGCAATATATTGGCTTTTGCTACTTGGTGGATTATCCTTTTCACTGGTGAGTATCCCAAAAGCATGTTCGATTTTCAGTTAAAGTATCAGGCTTGGTCATTAAGGGTTAACGCTCGAATTTTGAATCTTTCTGATGGATACCCTACATTTGGAATCAGTGGCACAGATGATCTGACCAGTTTGGAAATTCCTTATCCTGAGAAATTAAGTAGAGGAACATTGATCGTTAAAACGCTGTTTGGAGGTTTTTTTGTTATGATTCCTCACGGTTTCGCTTTATATTTCCGGTTTTTGTGGAATATGATTTTATTATTCCTTGCCTGGTGGGTTGTTTTATTTACAGGAAGTTTCCCTAAATCATGGCATGAGTTCTCAGTTGGGACCCTGCGTTGGTCACTTCGAGTCAGTATGTATATGGGACTTTGGATGACAGATGAATACCCTCCATTTACAGGAAAAGAATTGGATTCAGAAAAAGCTGTTCCAGTTGATACTACAGTTGAAACAACAGAATAG
- a CDS encoding c-type cytochrome: MKRIKYLISSIIAVTIAISMPVSIGVITSLTFTSCGDKDSVIIIPNWETTPYEFPLKVDGRPWFPTELNIPADNPTTVEGVKLGRYLFYDGRLSGRVECDSQMTCATCHRQESSFEVGMDEPRFPGGKTRGLPHPAYPDGKWTPHYMMPMINLVFNQNGYLWNGKVNNNNTAMGAAPYGVPAEPQYHMKNIESVVWMGIAAPHEMNGSPQKTVDMIKSIDIYPPMFKAAFGTEEVTYDRISKAVAQFVRTLVSYNSKFHKWVRHTASLTPQELHGYELYMSEAADCFHCHGDPVLLTTNQFYNNGLDTVFNDGGDRNGYTKLAMDVGSYKAPTLINIEKTAPYMHDGRFNTLEEVIDHYSDGVVYSQTIDPLMKYVAFGGTKLTEQEKADLLAFLKTFTDTDFLTNPEFAKPADLDTGCD, encoded by the coding sequence ATGAAAAGAATAAAGTATTTAATAAGTTCAATAATTGCAGTAACTATTGCGATTAGCATGCCTGTTTCTATTGGTGTAATTACTTCTCTAACCTTTACTTCTTGTGGAGACAAGGACTCTGTGATTATTATTCCCAACTGGGAAACAACTCCTTATGAATTTCCATTAAAAGTGGATGGTCGCCCGTGGTTTCCAACAGAATTAAACATACCAGCTGATAATCCCACTACTGTAGAAGGAGTAAAACTTGGTCGCTATTTATTTTATGATGGCCGGTTATCTGGTCGTGTGGAGTGCGATTCACAAATGACTTGTGCTACCTGTCATAGGCAAGAGAGTTCTTTTGAGGTTGGCATGGATGAACCCCGATTTCCAGGTGGAAAAACCAGAGGATTACCTCACCCAGCCTATCCGGATGGGAAATGGACTCCACACTATATGATGCCAATGATTAACCTCGTGTTCAATCAGAATGGTTATTTATGGAATGGGAAAGTCAACAACAACAACACAGCTATGGGGGCTGCTCCTTATGGAGTTCCAGCTGAACCACAATACCATATGAAAAACATCGAATCAGTGGTTTGGATGGGAATTGCGGCTCCTCATGAAATGAATGGTAGTCCACAGAAAACGGTTGATATGATTAAAAGTATAGACATTTATCCACCGATGTTTAAAGCAGCATTTGGCACAGAAGAAGTCACTTATGATCGAATTAGTAAAGCAGTAGCTCAGTTTGTCAGAACCTTGGTTTCCTATAATTCAAAGTTTCACAAATGGGTAAGACATACTGCCAGCCTCACTCCTCAAGAACTTCACGGTTACGAATTATATATGTCGGAAGCAGCAGACTGTTTCCATTGTCATGGAGATCCGGTTTTACTAACCACAAACCAGTTTTACAATAATGGTTTAGATACTGTATTTAACGATGGAGGCGACAGAAATGGTTATACCAAGTTAGCTATGGATGTTGGCTCATACAAAGCTCCAACTTTAATTAATATTGAAAAAACTGCACCTTATATGCACGATGGTCGTTTTAATACACTTGAAGAAGTTATCGATCATTATAGTGATGGGGTTGTATACTCGCAAACAATCGATCCGTTGATGAAATATGTTGCTTTTGGAGGAACAAAACTGACTGAGCAGGAAAAAGCTGATTTGCTTGCTTTTCTAAAAACATTTACGGATACTGATTTTCTAACAAATCCGGAATTTGCAAAACCTGCTGATTTAGATACAGGATGTGATTAA
- a CDS encoding M48 family metallopeptidase, translating into MRTKIIFDLLKLLAVFGILWGIFVIFPIFPDKDDFSLSITKEEKLGKLIVEEVMLKDASFQLIKTDYTDSVIGAIENRLVDAMGSSDYDYKLMIVADDEVNAFALPGGYIMIYSGLIEISDNPEELTAVIAHEMGHIEKRHIVSRLVKELGLSVILSGDLLVVGEVGRTAASTVFDRRQEREADEFSLDLLYKAQIDPRVMATFFRKLKDEVGSYDEKLEILMTHPHINSRIKSSLEYDVDEDFVSKDMQLDWDRFKQNIQEQIAKED; encoded by the coding sequence ATGCGAACAAAGATCATTTTTGATTTATTGAAGCTCTTGGCTGTTTTTGGCATTCTATGGGGCATTTTTGTCATCTTTCCTATTTTTCCTGATAAGGATGATTTCTCCTTATCAATTACAAAGGAAGAGAAACTGGGAAAACTCATAGTCGAAGAAGTTATGCTTAAAGATGCAAGCTTTCAGCTCATTAAAACGGATTATACAGATTCAGTAATTGGAGCAATTGAAAATAGACTAGTCGATGCGATGGGAAGCAGCGATTATGATTATAAATTAATGATTGTTGCTGATGATGAGGTAAATGCTTTTGCCTTGCCAGGTGGTTATATCATGATATACTCTGGCTTGATTGAGATTAGTGATAATCCGGAAGAGCTTACTGCCGTTATTGCACACGAAATGGGACATATTGAAAAGAGACACATTGTTTCCAGATTGGTAAAAGAGCTTGGTTTGTCGGTTATTTTATCGGGAGATTTATTGGTTGTTGGTGAAGTCGGACGAACTGCTGCATCAACAGTTTTCGACAGGAGGCAAGAAAGGGAGGCCGATGAATTTTCATTGGACTTGCTGTATAAGGCTCAAATTGATCCTCGAGTGATGGCCACTTTTTTCAGGAAATTGAAAGACGAAGTGGGCTCATATGACGAGAAACTGGAAATTCTGATGACACATCCTCACATAAATTCAAGAATCAAGTCATCTCTGGAGTATGATGTTGATGAAGATTTTGTCTCAAAGGATATGCAACTTGATTGGGATAGGTTTAAGCAGAATATTCAGGAACAAATAGCCAAAGAGGACTAA